The Streptomyces nitrosporeus genome includes a window with the following:
- the xylA gene encoding xylose isomerase, which produces MTERFTPTPADRFTFGLWTVGWRGNDPFGEPTRPALDPVESVERLAELGAHGVTFHDDDLIPFGSTESERAGHISRFKDALERTGLKVPMATTNLFTHPVFKDGGFTSNDREVRRFALRKVIRNIDLAVELGATTYVAWGGREGAESGAAKDVRVALDRMKEAFDLLGEYVTEQGYDLRFAIEPKPNEPRGDILLPTIGHALAFIERLERPELVGVNPETGHEQMAGLNFPHGIAQALWAGKLFHIDLNGQSGIKYDQDFRFGAGDLRQAFWLVDLLESSDYQGPLHFDFKPVRTDGIDGVWESAKNCMRNYLILKDRAAAFRADPAVQEALTASRLDELARPTAEDGLKALLADRTAYEDFDADTVATRSMAFEALDQLAMEHLLGVR; this is translated from the coding sequence ATGACGGAACGCTTCACTCCCACTCCTGCTGACAGGTTCACTTTCGGTCTGTGGACCGTGGGCTGGCGGGGCAACGACCCGTTCGGTGAGCCGACGCGTCCGGCGCTGGACCCGGTCGAGTCGGTCGAGCGGCTGGCGGAGCTGGGCGCGCACGGTGTGACCTTCCACGACGACGACCTGATCCCGTTCGGGTCCACCGAGAGCGAGCGTGCCGGTCACATCTCCCGGTTCAAGGACGCGCTGGAGCGGACGGGGCTGAAGGTCCCGATGGCCACGACGAACCTGTTCACCCACCCGGTGTTCAAGGACGGCGGTTTCACCTCCAACGACCGCGAGGTGCGCCGTTTCGCGCTGCGCAAGGTGATCCGCAACATCGACCTGGCCGTCGAGCTCGGCGCCACCACCTACGTCGCCTGGGGCGGCCGCGAGGGCGCCGAGTCCGGTGCGGCCAAGGACGTGCGGGTCGCCCTGGACCGGATGAAGGAGGCCTTCGACCTGCTGGGCGAGTACGTCACCGAGCAGGGCTACGACCTGCGCTTCGCCATCGAGCCCAAGCCCAACGAGCCCCGCGGCGACATCCTCCTGCCCACCATCGGCCACGCCCTGGCCTTCATCGAGCGCCTGGAGCGCCCCGAGCTGGTCGGCGTGAACCCGGAGACCGGCCACGAGCAGATGGCCGGCCTGAACTTCCCCCACGGCATCGCCCAGGCCCTGTGGGCCGGCAAGCTCTTCCACATCGACCTCAACGGCCAGTCCGGCATCAAGTACGACCAGGACTTCCGCTTCGGCGCCGGCGACCTGCGCCAGGCGTTCTGGCTCGTGGACCTGCTGGAGAGCTCCGACTACCAGGGCCCCCTCCACTTCGACTTCAAGCCGGTGCGCACCGACGGCATCGACGGGGTCTGGGAGTCCGCGAAGAACTGCATGCGCAACTACCTCATCCTCAAGGACCGGGCCGCGGCCTTCCGCGCCGATCCCGCCGTCCAGGAGGCCCTGACCGCCTCCCGCCTCGACGAACTCGCCCGCCCCACCGCCGAGGACGGCCTCAAGGCCCTCCTCGCCGACAGGACGGCCTACGAGGACTTCGACGCCGACACCGTCGCCACCCGCTCCATGGCCTTCGAAGCACTCGACCAGCTCGCCATGGAACACCTCCTCGGCGTCCGCTGA
- the pcaH gene encoding protocatechuate 3,4-dioxygenase subunit beta, which translates to MSRYPLPDGLSQQQIDTAVAEAQAAAQPGAHHPPRDYPPYRSSHYRHPHRPLIPVRDPEAVELSGPAFGVTDVTALDRDLTAQHAGEPLGERITVSGRVLDRAGRPVRGQLVEVWQANSSGRYAHQLDRHPAPLDPNFTGFGRCLTDDDGAYSFTTVKPGPYPWRNHVNAWRPAHIHFSLFGTAFSQRLVTQMYFPGDPLLPYDPVLRSVTDEAARQRLVSAYDHDLSVPEWSLGYRWDIVLDGPAATLTEEGDA; encoded by the coding sequence CCAGCAGCAGATCGACACCGCGGTGGCCGAGGCGCAGGCCGCCGCCCAGCCCGGCGCCCACCATCCGCCGCGCGACTACCCGCCCTACCGCAGCAGCCACTACCGCCACCCGCACCGGCCGCTGATACCGGTGCGCGATCCGGAGGCGGTCGAACTCTCGGGGCCCGCCTTCGGGGTCACCGACGTCACCGCGCTGGACCGCGACCTCACCGCGCAGCACGCCGGTGAGCCGCTGGGCGAGCGCATCACCGTCAGCGGCCGGGTGCTGGACCGGGCGGGCCGGCCGGTGCGCGGTCAGCTGGTCGAGGTGTGGCAGGCCAACTCCTCGGGGCGGTACGCCCACCAGCTCGACCGGCACCCGGCTCCGCTCGACCCGAACTTCACCGGTTTCGGGCGCTGCCTGACCGACGACGACGGGGCCTACTCCTTCACCACGGTCAAGCCGGGCCCTTACCCGTGGCGCAACCACGTCAACGCCTGGCGTCCCGCGCACATCCACTTCTCGCTGTTCGGCACGGCCTTCAGCCAGCGGCTGGTGACGCAGATGTACTTCCCCGGCGACCCCCTCCTCCCGTACGACCCGGTGCTCCGCTCGGTGACGGACGAGGCCGCCCGGCAGCGGCTCGTCTCGGCGTACGACCACGACCTGTCCGTGCCCGAGTGGTCGCTCGGCTACCGCTGGGACATCGTCCTGGACGGTCCGGCGGCCACCCTGACCGAGGAAGGCGACGCCTGA
- the pcaG gene encoding protocatechuate 3,4-dioxygenase subunit alpha, whose protein sequence is MSLPLAPTPSQTVGPFYGYALPFAGGGEIAPAGHPGTVTVHGLVLDGQGAPVPDALLEIWQPAPDGSRSGHPGTLRRDPVTGRVTGRDGVRFTGFGRVPTDADGHWAVRTLRPGGAPYLCVAVFARGLVHHLFTRVYLPDLLDLPDGDTPGGDPLLDSLDAGRRATLVATPTDPRTYRFDIRLQGDGETVFLEFS, encoded by the coding sequence ATGTCCCTCCCCCTTGCCCCGACCCCGTCGCAGACCGTGGGCCCGTTCTACGGATACGCCCTGCCCTTCGCGGGCGGCGGCGAGATCGCCCCGGCCGGCCACCCCGGCACCGTCACCGTGCACGGCCTCGTCCTCGACGGGCAGGGCGCGCCGGTACCGGACGCCCTGCTGGAGATCTGGCAGCCCGCGCCGGACGGTTCGCGCTCCGGACACCCCGGAACGCTGCGCCGTGACCCGGTGACCGGCCGGGTGACCGGACGCGACGGTGTGCGCTTCACCGGTTTCGGCCGGGTGCCGACCGACGCCGACGGGCACTGGGCGGTGCGTACGCTGCGGCCGGGCGGCGCGCCCTACCTCTGTGTCGCCGTGTTCGCCCGGGGCCTGGTGCACCACCTCTTCACCCGTGTCTACCTGCCCGACCTGCTGGACCTCCCGGACGGGGACACGCCGGGAGGCGACCCGCTGCTGGACTCGCTGGACGCCGGACGGCGCGCCACACTGGTCGCGACCCCCACGGACCCGCGCACCTACCGCTTCGACATCCGCCTCCAGGGCGACGGCGAGACGGTCTTCCTGGAGTTCAGCTGA
- the xylB gene encoding xylulokinase, translated as MPPRTVVIGVDSSTQSTKAAVTDAVTGELLAVGRAPHVVTGEGGARESDPEIWWRALCDAVAAGMKESGLAASSVTGIAVAGQQHGLVVLDRSGRPLRPALLWNDTRSAPQAAALTAALGGPEAWTARTGTVPVASMTASKWQWLRENDPASAGAAAAVRLPHDFLTERLAGVAATDPGDASGTCWYSTRTGSYDPELLSLLGLDEALLPPVAATGGVRVGSLTPSAAEALGLPAGIAVAAGTGDNMSAAVGLGLGGSGLLDHPVLSLGTSGTVFAASRTRPASTALSGFAAADGTYLPLACTLNCTLAVDKVASLFGLHRDDTSPGGEAVLLPFLDGERTPDLPLSAGLLTGLRHDTTPQQLLGAAYEGAAFTVLRAMDELLRACGLDPADPEVAARPLRLIGGGAQGRTWVETVRRLSGRPLIVPAGGELVARGAAALAASAAGGGDPVAVATGWNSTSQDTELPAVERDTETWERVGSVLDRSAGPLLGG; from the coding sequence ATGCCGCCGCGTACCGTCGTCATCGGCGTGGACAGTTCCACCCAGTCCACCAAGGCGGCCGTCACCGACGCCGTGACCGGCGAGCTGCTCGCCGTCGGCCGGGCCCCGCACGTGGTCACGGGTGAGGGCGGTGCCCGCGAGAGCGATCCCGAGATCTGGTGGCGGGCCCTGTGCGACGCGGTGGCCGCGGGGATGAAGGAGTCCGGTCTGGCCGCGTCCTCGGTCACCGGCATCGCCGTGGCCGGCCAGCAGCACGGCCTGGTGGTGCTCGACCGGTCCGGCCGCCCGCTGCGCCCGGCGCTCCTGTGGAACGACACCCGGTCCGCGCCGCAGGCGGCGGCGCTGACCGCCGCGCTGGGCGGGCCGGAGGCGTGGACCGCGCGGACCGGGACGGTGCCGGTCGCCTCCATGACGGCGTCGAAGTGGCAGTGGCTGCGGGAGAACGACCCGGCGAGCGCGGGGGCGGCGGCCGCGGTGCGGCTGCCGCACGACTTCCTGACCGAGCGGCTCGCGGGTGTCGCGGCGACCGACCCGGGTGACGCGTCGGGCACCTGCTGGTACTCGACCAGGACCGGTTCCTACGACCCGGAACTGCTGTCCCTGCTCGGTCTGGACGAGGCCCTGCTGCCGCCGGTCGCCGCCACCGGCGGGGTGCGCGTCGGCTCGCTGACCCCCTCGGCGGCCGAGGCGCTCGGCCTGCCGGCCGGGATCGCGGTCGCGGCCGGCACCGGCGACAACATGAGCGCGGCGGTCGGGCTGGGGCTGGGCGGGAGCGGACTGCTGGACCACCCGGTGCTGAGCCTCGGCACCTCGGGGACGGTCTTCGCCGCCTCCCGCACCAGGCCCGCGTCCACCGCGCTGTCCGGTTTCGCGGCGGCCGACGGTACGTACCTCCCGTTGGCCTGCACCCTCAACTGCACCCTGGCCGTCGACAAGGTCGCCTCCCTGTTCGGGCTGCACCGGGACGACACGTCGCCGGGGGGCGAGGCCGTGCTGCTGCCCTTCCTGGACGGTGAGCGCACGCCCGATCTGCCGCTCTCCGCGGGCCTGCTGACCGGGCTGCGGCACGACACCACCCCGCAGCAGCTGCTGGGTGCCGCCTACGAGGGGGCGGCCTTCACCGTGCTGCGGGCGATGGACGAGCTGCTGCGGGCATGCGGTCTCGACCCGGCCGACCCGGAGGTGGCCGCCCGGCCGCTGCGGCTGATCGGCGGCGGGGCGCAGGGCCGTACCTGGGTGGAGACGGTCCGCAGGCTCTCCGGACGCCCGCTGATCGTGCCCGCCGGAGGCGAACTGGTCGCCCGGGGCGCGGCGGCGCTCGCCGCTTCCGCGGCCGGCGGCGGCGACCCGGTCGCGGTGGCGACGGGCTGGAACTCCACCTCCCAGGACACCGAACTCCCGGCGGTGGAGCGGGACACGGAGACCTGGGAGCGGGTCGGGTCGGTGCTGGACCGGTCCGCCGGTCCGCTGCTCGGCGGCTGA
- a CDS encoding phytase yields the protein MTGSLVRLHRSSRLTASALLGTALMTLVPLSPAHARTLPAVGATAETAALYDDEAGGNADADDPAIWRNDADPERSLVVATAKEGGLRVYGLDASLVQSIPAPAAPSEDDAPGRFNNVDLVTGLRTPSGRADVAVVSDRGSDRLRIYRIDPSRPGRPLTDVTDPAAAPVFSAGQEEVNEQSTVYGLATWQDRRSGRSYALVSRRDATELALLELLPNASGTVGYRTVRTLALPSSFRLPDGTSWTPCGEPGELPQVEGMVVDPANGVLYAGQEDVGIWRIPATLDGRATLIDKVREYGVPGTYDPGTEECVPGADPGFGGKRLAADVEGLTLFQEPDGDGYLMASSQGDDTFALYDREVSERNEYEGGFRVTAVSDDLDGSEECDGAAVLNEPLGSRYPDGLLVVQDGHETSAPGAGDGREATGFKFVDLGAVVDAAGL from the coding sequence ATGACAGGAAGCCTCGTGCGTCTGCACCGCTCCTCCCGCCTGACGGCGTCCGCTCTCCTCGGTACGGCGCTGATGACCCTCGTACCGCTCTCCCCCGCCCACGCCCGGACGCTGCCCGCCGTCGGCGCCACCGCCGAGACGGCGGCGCTGTACGACGACGAGGCGGGCGGCAACGCCGACGCGGACGATCCGGCGATCTGGCGCAACGACGCCGACCCGGAGCGCAGTCTGGTCGTGGCCACCGCGAAGGAGGGCGGGCTGCGGGTCTACGGCCTGGACGCCTCCCTGGTCCAGTCGATACCCGCGCCGGCCGCCCCGTCCGAGGACGACGCCCCGGGCCGGTTCAACAACGTGGACCTGGTCACCGGCCTGCGTACGCCCTCGGGCCGCGCCGACGTGGCCGTGGTCAGCGACCGGGGCAGCGACCGGCTGAGGATCTACCGCATAGACCCGTCCCGTCCCGGACGGCCGCTGACCGACGTCACGGACCCGGCCGCCGCCCCGGTGTTCTCCGCCGGCCAGGAGGAGGTCAACGAGCAGAGCACCGTCTACGGTCTGGCGACCTGGCAGGACCGCCGCAGCGGTCGCTCGTACGCGCTCGTCAGCCGCCGCGACGCGACCGAGCTGGCCCTCCTGGAACTGCTCCCGAACGCCTCCGGCACCGTCGGCTACCGCACGGTGCGCACCCTCGCCCTCCCGTCGTCCTTCCGCCTGCCGGACGGCACGTCCTGGACCCCCTGCGGGGAGCCGGGCGAGCTGCCGCAGGTCGAGGGCATGGTCGTAGACCCGGCGAACGGTGTGCTCTACGCCGGCCAGGAGGACGTCGGCATCTGGCGGATCCCCGCCACCCTTGACGGCCGCGCCACCCTGATCGACAAGGTCCGCGAGTACGGCGTCCCGGGGACCTACGACCCCGGGACCGAGGAGTGCGTCCCGGGCGCCGACCCCGGTTTCGGCGGCAAGCGCCTCGCGGCCGACGTGGAGGGCCTCACCCTCTTCCAGGAGCCGGACGGGGACGGCTATCTGATGGCGTCCAGCCAGGGTGACGACACCTTCGCGCTGTACGACCGCGAGGTCTCCGAGCGCAACGAGTACGAGGGCGGCTTCCGGGTCACCGCCGTCTCGGACGACCTCGACGGCAGCGAGGAGTGCGACGGCGCGGCCGTGCTGAACGAGCCGCTGGGCTCGCGCTACCCCGACGGTCTGCTGGTGGTCCAGGACGGGCACGAGACGTCCGCCCCGGGCGCCGGGGACGGCCGGGAGGCGACCGGGTTCAAGTTCGTCGACCTGGGCGCGGTGGTGGACGCGGCCGGCCTGTAG
- the pcaB gene encoding 3-carboxy-cis,cis-muconate cycloisomerase, producing MHESDAGLLAPGRAGSPAEESTGDHAFLQALLDAEAALTRAQSATGAAPASAGRAVTDAARAGRFDIRELALAARSGGNPVIPLVAALGAAVEEDVRPYVHRGATSQDIMDTATMLVASRTLAPVLEDLERTAGALARLAAGHRDTPMPGRTLTQHAVPTTFGLKAAGWRSLVLDARDRLAAVRGALPAQLGGAAGTMAAFGTEADGAAGLPLAAAYAAELGLAEPPLPWHTLRTPVVDLAGALAFTAVALGKAAADVLTLSRTEIAEVAEGTGGGSSAMPHKANPVRATLIAAAAGRAPLLAATLYGAAVAGDERPAGAWHSEWEPLRDLLRLAGGAARNAVALMEGLRVDPEAMRAQLARTGGLIVSERLVAVAGARVGRARAKEILTGAAARSRETGAALADVLAGEPAFDGLDLAALTDPARYTGCAGPLTDRALERR from the coding sequence ATGCACGAGAGCGACGCCGGTCTGCTCGCCCCCGGGCGGGCCGGCTCCCCCGCCGAGGAGTCCACCGGTGACCACGCCTTCCTCCAGGCCCTGCTGGACGCCGAGGCGGCGCTGACCCGCGCGCAGTCGGCCACCGGGGCCGCCCCGGCGTCCGCGGGCCGGGCGGTCACGGACGCGGCGCGGGCCGGGCGTTTCGACATCCGTGAACTGGCGCTCGCGGCACGTTCGGGCGGCAACCCGGTGATCCCCCTGGTCGCGGCGCTCGGCGCGGCGGTCGAGGAGGACGTGCGCCCGTACGTCCACCGGGGGGCGACCAGCCAGGACATCATGGACACGGCCACGATGCTGGTGGCGTCCCGGACCCTGGCTCCGGTCCTGGAGGACCTGGAGCGGACGGCCGGCGCGCTGGCGCGCCTGGCCGCCGGGCACCGTGACACGCCGATGCCGGGCCGCACCCTCACCCAGCACGCCGTGCCGACCACCTTCGGGCTGAAGGCGGCGGGCTGGCGCTCGCTGGTGCTCGACGCCCGGGACCGGCTGGCCGCGGTACGCGGCGCGCTCCCCGCCCAGCTCGGCGGCGCCGCGGGGACGATGGCCGCCTTCGGTACGGAGGCGGACGGCGCGGCGGGGCTGCCCCTGGCCGCCGCGTACGCGGCCGAGCTGGGGCTGGCGGAACCGCCACTGCCCTGGCACACCCTGCGGACCCCCGTGGTGGACCTGGCCGGCGCGCTCGCGTTCACCGCGGTCGCGCTGGGCAAGGCGGCGGCCGACGTCCTCACCCTGTCCCGCACGGAGATCGCCGAGGTCGCCGAGGGTACGGGCGGGGGCTCGTCGGCGATGCCGCACAAGGCGAACCCCGTACGGGCCACGCTGATCGCCGCCGCGGCCGGGCGCGCCCCGCTGCTGGCCGCCACGCTCTACGGCGCGGCCGTCGCCGGGGACGAGCGCCCCGCCGGCGCCTGGCACTCCGAATGGGAGCCGCTGCGCGACCTGCTGAGGCTCGCCGGAGGGGCCGCCCGGAACGCCGTCGCGCTGATGGAGGGCCTCCGGGTCGATCCGGAGGCGATGCGGGCCCAGCTGGCCCGCACCGGCGGGCTGATCGTCTCGGAGCGGCTGGTGGCCGTCGCCGGGGCCCGGGTGGGCCGCGCCCGCGCGAAGGAGATCCTCACCGGGGCCGCCGCACGGTCCCGGGAGACGGGCGCGGCGCTCGCGGACGTACTCGCCGGGGAGCCGGCCTTCGACGGCCTGGATCTCGCCGCGCTCACCGACCCCGCCCGGTACACCGGTTGTGCCGGGCCGCTCACCGACCGTGCCCTGGAGCGCCGTTGA
- the pcaD gene encoding 3-oxoadipate enol-lactonase encodes MTTSSARLHHRCEGPAAAPPLLLGPSLGTSTALWDGVAPELAASHRVVRWDLPGHGGSPAELIGPGADVADLAALVLELADSLSLDRFSYAGVSLGGAVGLWLAVHHPQRVERLAVVCSSARFGDPGPWRERAELVRARGTGPVAEGAAARWFTPGFTAPELLDDLLGADPAAYAACCDALASYDLRDRLSSVRAPTLVIAGREDPATPPAHSRQIADGVPGAALVELPHASHLAPAERPQAVREALGAHFAARRGADTGPGHEGRASGTAVRREVLGDAHVDRAQAGTTAFTAPFQEFITRYAWGEVWTDPTLPRRERSLITLTALVAHGHLDELAMHVRAAVRNGLTPAEIGAALLQTGVYCGVPAANSAFKVAERVLEEIAESERAEE; translated from the coding sequence TTGACCACCTCATCCGCCCGTCTGCACCACCGCTGCGAGGGACCGGCCGCCGCGCCGCCGCTGCTGCTCGGCCCGTCCCTGGGGACTTCCACCGCCCTCTGGGACGGCGTCGCCCCCGAACTCGCCGCGTCCCACCGGGTCGTGCGGTGGGACCTGCCCGGCCACGGCGGGTCGCCCGCGGAGCTGATCGGGCCCGGGGCGGACGTCGCGGACCTGGCCGCTCTGGTGCTGGAGCTCGCCGACTCGCTGTCCCTGGACCGCTTCTCGTACGCCGGGGTCTCGCTCGGCGGCGCCGTGGGCCTCTGGCTCGCCGTCCACCATCCGCAACGGGTGGAGCGGCTGGCGGTGGTGTGCTCCTCCGCCCGGTTCGGCGACCCGGGCCCCTGGCGCGAGCGGGCGGAGCTGGTGCGGGCCCGTGGGACCGGGCCGGTGGCCGAGGGGGCGGCGGCCCGCTGGTTCACTCCCGGGTTCACGGCTCCCGAACTGCTGGACGACCTGCTGGGTGCCGACCCCGCGGCCTACGCGGCCTGCTGCGACGCCCTGGCCTCCTACGACCTCAGGGACCGGCTGTCCTCGGTACGCGCGCCGACGCTGGTGATCGCGGGGCGCGAGGACCCGGCGACGCCTCCGGCGCACTCCCGGCAGATCGCCGACGGGGTGCCCGGCGCCGCCCTGGTGGAACTCCCGCACGCCTCCCACCTGGCCCCCGCCGAACGCCCGCAGGCCGTGCGGGAGGCGCTGGGGGCGCATTTCGCGGCACGGCGCGGCGCGGACACCGGGCCGGGCCACGAGGGGAGGGCGAGCGGTACGGCGGTGCGCCGGGAGGTCCTCGGCGACGCGCACGTGGACCGGGCGCAGGCGGGGACGACCGCGTTCACCGCGCCGTTCCAGGAGTTCATCACCCGCTACGCCTGGGGGGAGGTCTGGACCGACCCCACGCTGCCCCGGCGCGAGCGCAGCCTGATCACCCTGACGGCGCTGGTCGCCCACGGTCATCTCGACGAACTGGCGATGCACGTCCGCGCGGCGGTCCGCAACGGGCTCACACCGGCGGAGATCGGCGCGGCGCTGTTGCAGACGGGGGTCTACTGCGGGGTGCCCGCGGCGAATTCGGCGTTCAAGGTCGCGGAACGGGTGCTGGAGGAGATCGCGGAGAGCGAGCGGGCGGAAGAGTAG
- a CDS encoding DUF305 domain-containing protein has translation MVVRPSEASPSGAGAPAPAESSADVGFARDMSVHHQQAVEMSFVVRDRTADESVRRLAYDIINTQANQRGMMLGWLESWGRPKSSERPPMEWMGHSVTAKDGSLMPGMATDTEMAGLRAAKGVDAEVLFLRLMTVHHRAGADMARAAQAEAGTDLVRNLAAGMVWGQESEISLMTGMLKDRGARP, from the coding sequence ATGGTCGTACGGCCGTCGGAGGCGTCCCCCTCCGGTGCCGGAGCCCCGGCCCCCGCCGAGAGTTCGGCGGACGTGGGGTTCGCCCGTGACATGTCGGTCCACCATCAGCAGGCGGTGGAGATGTCGTTCGTCGTACGGGACCGCACGGCGGACGAGTCGGTGCGCCGGCTCGCGTACGACATCATCAACACCCAGGCCAACCAGCGGGGGATGATGCTGGGCTGGCTGGAGTCCTGGGGCCGGCCGAAGAGTTCGGAGCGGCCCCCGATGGAGTGGATGGGGCACTCCGTCACCGCGAAGGACGGCTCCCTGATGCCGGGCATGGCCACCGACACCGAGATGGCCGGGCTCCGCGCGGCGAAGGGGGTGGACGCCGAGGTGCTGTTCCTGCGGCTGATGACGGTCCATCACCGGGCGGGGGCCGACATGGCCCGCGCGGCACAGGCCGAGGCGGGGACGGACCTCGTCCGGAACCTGGCGGCGGGCATGGTCTGGGGCCAGGAGTCGGAGATCTCCCTGATGACCGGCATGCTGAAGGACCGGGGCGCACGGCCGTAG
- a CDS encoding ROK family protein yields the protein MKNYLAPLGPKADKDTVRRHNLSLVLRAVREEGPAAEATRAGVSSRVGLTRAAVSSLVEQLIASGFLTESGKTFSGQAGRPGTALKVARTGPAGLGVEINIDYVSVCVVDLAGTGRVRQTEHLDNRGAPPGEVLARAAGIAARTLDSAREQDLFPVGAALALPGLVSGGSVRQAPNLGWNQVPAEEVFAGALAALRPGAAVLPVRSENEANLAALAELWFGGLEAVRSFLYLTGEIGVGGALVLDGELLRGAHGFAGEIGHVVVDPDGPECRCGSRGCLEQYAGQTALLRAAGIDAAGGGASGVMELERRAHAGDARAVGAVAEAGRMLGRVLSGAVNLFDPDAVVLGGIYRPLMPWLSPPADRELTGRVVSGLWSGGSGRLRASSVAGDAARGAAALVVQDVLADPAAYAAGSERLGA from the coding sequence ATGAAGAACTACCTCGCTCCGCTGGGGCCCAAGGCGGACAAGGACACCGTGCGCCGGCACAATCTCAGCCTCGTACTGCGCGCGGTGCGGGAGGAGGGCCCGGCGGCCGAGGCGACCCGGGCCGGGGTCTCGTCCCGGGTCGGGCTCACCCGGGCCGCGGTGTCCTCGCTGGTCGAGCAGTTGATCGCCAGCGGTTTCCTCACCGAGTCGGGCAAGACGTTCAGCGGCCAGGCCGGGCGCCCGGGTACCGCTCTGAAGGTGGCCCGCACCGGGCCCGCCGGACTCGGCGTGGAGATCAACATCGACTACGTGTCGGTGTGTGTGGTGGATCTGGCGGGCACCGGCCGGGTGCGGCAGACCGAGCACCTGGACAACCGGGGCGCGCCGCCCGGAGAGGTCCTGGCCCGGGCGGCCGGGATCGCGGCCCGCACCCTGGACTCGGCCCGGGAGCAGGACCTGTTCCCGGTCGGGGCGGCGCTGGCACTGCCCGGGCTGGTGTCGGGCGGTTCGGTGCGCCAGGCCCCCAACCTGGGCTGGAACCAGGTCCCGGCCGAGGAGGTGTTCGCCGGTGCGCTCGCCGCGCTGCGGCCCGGCGCGGCCGTGCTGCCGGTGCGCTCGGAGAACGAGGCGAACCTCGCGGCCCTGGCCGAACTGTGGTTCGGCGGGCTGGAGGCCGTCCGCAGCTTTCTGTACCTGACCGGTGAGATCGGTGTCGGTGGCGCCCTGGTGCTCGACGGTGAGCTGCTGCGCGGGGCGCACGGGTTCGCCGGGGAGATCGGGCATGTGGTGGTCGACCCAGACGGCCCGGAGTGCCGGTGCGGTTCACGGGGCTGCCTGGAGCAGTACGCGGGGCAGACCGCGCTGCTGCGGGCGGCCGGGATCGACGCGGCCGGCGGCGGGGCGTCCGGGGTGATGGAGCTGGAGCGGCGTGCCCACGCGGGGGACGCGCGGGCCGTCGGGGCCGTGGCCGAGGCGGGCCGGATGCTGGGGCGGGTGCTGTCGGGCGCGGTCAACCTGTTCGACCCGGACGCGGTGGTGCTGGGCGGGATATACCGGCCCCTGATGCCGTGGCTGTCGCCGCCCGCCGACCGGGAGCTGACGGGCCGCGTGGTGTCCGGGCTCTGGTCCGGCGGGAGCGGCCGGCTGCGTGCCTCGTCCGTGGCGGGCGACGCGGCCCGGGGCGCGGCGGCGCTGGTGGTGCAGGACGTACTGGCCGATCCGGCGGCGTACGCGGCCGGATCGGAGCGGCTGGGCGCCTGA
- a CDS encoding DUF3105 domain-containing protein, whose translation MASAKNPNSNAAARRAKLDEARRKERARERRSRIVTITAAVAVVAGLVVGGGYLMNAADEQDKAEEQAKTSPVTGERSWDDLTQEHVETPVDYPMNPPVGGDHNPVWMNCDADVYTDPIPNENAVHSLEHGAVWVTYNDKASDADVKALGERVGKTPYSLMSPVPDQKDPLVLSAWGKQVTVDSATDKRVAQFFTKYVQGPQTPEPGAACSGGVAG comes from the coding sequence ATGGCTTCCGCCAAGAACCCGAACAGCAACGCCGCCGCGCGCCGCGCCAAACTGGACGAGGCCCGCCGCAAGGAGCGGGCCCGTGAGCGCCGCAGCCGTATCGTCACCATCACCGCCGCCGTCGCCGTGGTCGCCGGCCTCGTCGTCGGAGGCGGCTATCTGATGAACGCCGCCGACGAGCAGGACAAGGCCGAGGAGCAGGCGAAGACCTCGCCGGTCACCGGCGAACGGTCCTGGGACGACCTCACCCAGGAGCACGTCGAGACGCCCGTCGACTACCCGATGAACCCGCCCGTCGGCGGTGACCACAACCCGGTCTGGATGAACTGTGACGCCGACGTGTACACCGACCCGATACCGAACGAGAACGCCGTCCACTCCCTGGAGCACGGCGCCGTGTGGGTCACCTACAACGACAAGGCCTCGGACGCGGACGTCAAGGCGCTCGGCGAGCGCGTCGGGAAGACGCCGTACTCCCTGATGAGCCCCGTGCCCGACCAGAAGGACCCGCTGGTCCTCAGCGCGTGGGGCAAGCAGGTCACGGTGGACAGCGCCACGGACAAGCGTGTCGCGCAGTTCTTCACGAAGTACGTGCAGGGACCGCAGACACCCGAGCCGGGTGCCGCGTGCAGCGGTGGGGTGGCCGGGTGA